One genomic window of Deltaproteobacteria bacterium GWA2_45_12 includes the following:
- a CDS encoding arsenate reductase encodes MNKKNILFLCVANSSRSQMAEGLARHFFGDRAKFLSAGSQPSKVNPLAIQVMKEVGIDISAHQSKSVDKINPKDIDLVITLCAEEVCPVFLGKAKHLHWPFPDPASVSGSEEEHLEAFRKTRDLILDKMKSYFR; translated from the coding sequence ATGAATAAAAAAAATATTTTATTTCTGTGTGTTGCAAATTCCTCCCGCAGCCAAATGGCTGAAGGATTGGCCAGGCATTTTTTTGGAGACCGAGCGAAGTTCTTGAGCGCCGGCTCCCAGCCTTCAAAGGTCAATCCGTTGGCCATTCAAGTTATGAAAGAAGTCGGCATCGATATTTCTGCTCACCAATCCAAGTCCGTTGACAAAATTAATCCCAAAGATATCGATTTGGTTATCACCCTATGCGCCGAAGAAGTTTGCCCCGTCTTTCTGGGAAAAGCCAAACATCTACACTGGCCCTTTCCCGATCCTGCCAGCGTTTCAGGTTCAGAAGAGGAACATCTCGAAGCTTTTAGAAAAACTCGCGATCTTATTTTAGATAAAATGAAATCCTATTTCCGATGA